A stretch of the Ischnura elegans chromosome 5, ioIscEleg1.1, whole genome shotgun sequence genome encodes the following:
- the LOC124159874 gene encoding chondroitin proteoglycan-2-like — MKAVALLAVTILGVIACAYAQTTAAPTPSPWFQCTNGDGFYANPYDCEKYFRCNGGYAWAFHCPAKLWFNTDISACDFKDNVVCTAKPTMAPTMAPTMAPTMEPTEAPKM, encoded by the exons ATGAAAGCTGTTGCCCTCCTTGCCG taacaATTTTGGGAGTGATCGCTTGTG CTTACGCACAAACGACAGCGGCTC CTACACCATCGCCATGGTTCCAG TGCACTAACGGAGACGGTTTTTACGCTAACCCCTATGATTGCGAAAAATACTTCAGGTGCAATGGAGGATATGCCTGGGCGTTCCACTGTCCAGCTAAACTTTGGTTCAATACTGATATTTCGGCTTGCGATTTCAAGGATAATGTAGTCTGCACTGCTAAGCCAACCATGGCGCCAACCATGGCACCAACCATGGCGCCAACCATGGAGCCTACTGAGGCTCCAAAAATGTAA